Proteins encoded together in one Lysinibacter cavernae window:
- a CDS encoding alpha/beta hydrolase: MYFTSQDIVGDITERHFRIGEIPGVLWTPTSAHADSPAPLILLGHPGDLGRMHPRLVARAQRAAADGFATASIELPGGGDRQPLPEIERARNDLHAALAVGGPIDEVVDRLVLPLVSQAVPEWQSALDGLLALPELRGPVGFSGGILAIAIRLARVEPRIEAAGFFAGSFVPRSMFEEARQLTLPLHVLLQWDDSGNDRQLALDLFDAFGSAEKTLHANMGGHTGVPEFAGDDAARFFKRHLG, translated from the coding sequence ATGTACTTCACTTCACAAGATATCGTCGGCGACATCACGGAACGTCATTTCCGCATAGGCGAGATACCCGGTGTCCTTTGGACGCCAACTTCAGCTCACGCGGATTCCCCCGCCCCGCTTATTCTCTTGGGTCACCCCGGCGACCTCGGACGGATGCATCCGAGGTTGGTGGCCCGCGCGCAACGTGCGGCGGCCGACGGCTTCGCGACGGCCAGCATCGAGCTGCCTGGAGGCGGCGATCGCCAGCCACTGCCTGAGATCGAGCGGGCACGGAATGATCTCCACGCCGCCCTTGCTGTCGGCGGGCCGATTGACGAGGTCGTGGATCGCCTTGTCCTGCCGCTCGTGTCGCAGGCAGTTCCCGAGTGGCAATCCGCTCTTGACGGACTGCTCGCGCTACCCGAGCTCAGGGGGCCGGTCGGTTTCTCTGGCGGCATCCTCGCTATTGCCATTCGGTTGGCACGTGTCGAGCCTCGGATCGAGGCGGCAGGCTTCTTCGCAGGGAGTTTTGTGCCCCGCAGCATGTTCGAGGAGGCCCGGCAGCTCACCCTCCCGCTTCATGTCCTGTTGCAGTGGGACGATAGCGGCAATGACCGGCAGCTGGCCCTCGATCTCTTCGACGCCTTTGGTTCCGCGGAGAAGACCCTCCATGCAAACATGGGTGGGCACACGGGTGTCCCCGAGTTTGCGGGGGACGATGCGGCCAGGTTCTTCAAACGACACCTGGGATGA
- a CDS encoding M23 family metallopeptidase — protein MTTSVDLDYPFTGKWLVQNSPANRVPSHGTTLFGTSYAIDFVPVDDHGRTAPVTLRTLIQPERPERFPGFGFPVLAPVDGVVEAVYDGVPDHKTYRGFPSLIYALSQRRRMRGGWLALAGNSVFITTGNAIVALCHLQQGSALVRQGQRVRAGEIIGRCGNSGNSTEPHLHVQALSGADFATATAVPISFRGSLPRNGEILALA, from the coding sequence ATGACCACATCCGTTGACCTCGATTACCCGTTCACCGGCAAATGGCTTGTTCAAAATAGCCCAGCGAACCGGGTTCCCAGCCACGGAACCACGCTGTTTGGCACGTCATACGCCATCGATTTTGTTCCGGTGGATGATCATGGGCGCACCGCTCCCGTGACGTTGCGCACGCTGATCCAGCCTGAGCGCCCCGAACGCTTCCCCGGTTTTGGATTCCCCGTGTTGGCCCCGGTAGACGGGGTCGTCGAGGCGGTCTACGACGGGGTCCCCGATCACAAAACCTATCGAGGCTTTCCCTCACTCATCTATGCCCTCAGCCAGCGGCGGCGAATGAGGGGCGGGTGGCTTGCCCTCGCAGGAAACTCGGTGTTCATCACTACCGGGAATGCGATTGTGGCTCTTTGCCACCTCCAGCAAGGAAGCGCACTCGTTCGGCAAGGGCAACGGGTTCGGGCCGGGGAGATCATCGGCCGTTGTGGGAACTCTGGCAACAGCACTGAACCTCACCTGCACGTGCAGGCGCTCTCCGGCGCGGATTTCGCCACGGCAACGGCCGTGCCAATCTCGTTTCGTGGTTCACTGCCTCGCAACGGCGAGATCCTCGCGCTCGCCTAA
- a CDS encoding DNA methyltransferase, with translation MTHPQAPGRRPHANAPSGAEEGSPLASSLPASHTAFESERPLGADEDVHMLAALVDHVITRCSKPGDIVFDPFAGFGTTIERALLLGRGAIGIELLPERVALLRDRMPDARVIEGDARELLRLLHTVLGPVESAVDLILTSPPYMTADHHEADPLTAYERDNGDYTRYLSELGLVAAQCARAVVPGGYVVWNVADIHYRGQTTPLINDCERVLAQHLTPVGNTTITWDRFPHDLIADALLVFRRPS, from the coding sequence GTGACACACCCGCAAGCACCAGGCAGAAGGCCTCACGCCAACGCACCGTCAGGGGCCGAGGAGGGGTCGCCCCTCGCATCCAGCCTTCCGGCTTCACACACCGCGTTCGAGAGCGAACGCCCGCTTGGCGCTGACGAAGACGTGCATATGCTCGCCGCGCTCGTTGATCACGTCATCACCCGGTGCAGCAAACCCGGCGACATCGTATTTGATCCATTTGCTGGTTTTGGCACCACCATAGAACGGGCACTGCTCCTCGGACGTGGGGCGATCGGCATTGAGCTCCTGCCAGAACGAGTCGCCCTGCTCCGGGATCGGATGCCAGACGCACGCGTCATTGAGGGTGACGCACGAGAACTACTCCGCCTGCTTCACACTGTCCTCGGCCCCGTGGAGTCAGCTGTGGACCTCATCCTGACCTCACCTCCGTACATGACCGCAGACCACCACGAGGCGGACCCGCTGACGGCTTACGAACGGGACAACGGCGACTACACAAGGTACCTCTCCGAACTCGGACTCGTCGCTGCGCAGTGCGCTCGCGCCGTTGTGCCTGGTGGATACGTGGTGTGGAACGTTGCTGACATCCATTACCGAGGCCAAACAACACCCCTCATCAACGACTGCGAGCGTGTCCTTGCGCAACATCTCACACCTGTTGGCAACACAACGATCACGTGGGATCGATTCCCCCACGATCTTATTGCCGACGCGCTACTCGTGTTCCGGCGGCCTTCATGA
- the smc gene encoding chromosome segregation protein SMC: MHLKSLTLKGFKSFAQPTTFVFEPGVTAVVGPNGSGKSNVVDALAWVMGEQGAKTLRGGKMEDVIFAGTSTRGPLGRAEVLLTIDNADGALPIEYAEVTISRTLFRNGGSEYAINGETCRLLDLQELLSDSGLGREMHVIVGQGQLDAVLRATPEERRGFIEEAAGILKHRRRKEKTIRKLDAMETNLTRLNDLAGEIRRQLKPLGRQAEVAREAQTIAADVRDAKARLLADDVVGLRKALDEFNRSESSRHSERIVLQEQLEQKQLRIARIEQQQVGDAVDSARQTTYALEAAEERLRGLYTLANQRLALLGTQAEIPDLVTHLSLSTVTEAQEEVADLEEALPFVTDDWSDAVERTATAREALDSIDEHIAAQSALVSRHDLEISKLTGQLDAAQTRFAAVRGEVLRQQTALESAEQRHTIATQELEIFAEQVANRDEYDHDLDEAYELAQRTVGSAEIEIDRLRDLLHAHEREREALAAKTSALSMALDRKDAGAELLSGYGDGLRGRVADHVQVSPGFEVAIGAALGTLGEAVLAEDHDAAFAAVDAANAHDLGRVELVIGSATYPTVDVSDIDGVVAAVGVVQAPGGVLGILSHTVIADDLHAARAAAASIARRTDLGMITIVTKTGDVLTQQILRGGSGSAPSRIELTADRDAAAERLVDVEHTIESARFELAEQREIVQQSKATAANALTALRENDAAQAAITEKLNRLRVQSEASAAEAERLRASMGEASATVDEAQHHVSAAQSALDEAESSPRPILDVSERDLLFAELEQARSTEIEARMSAETARERVRAAQARVDALKTQYEAERRAAEESARLAVIRARQVAIASDVADRLPEVLDSVGRSVAEARMRQQQAEQERAAQNQELLTLRREESELRDRLRVLTDNVHSLELQIYEKKLGLSSLLERAGSELGLVEDVLVAEYGPDQLIPVARPESDDDPVSPDAAQTDLATDKLTGVSADEGTAEDTEPQGIPYVRTEQEKRLRTAERKLGELGRVNPLALEEFAALEQRHGFLAEQLTDLKKTREDLMTIIGELDEKMEGIFAEAFDDTKAAFGTVFPVLFPGGTGDIFLTDPDNMLTTGIEVSVRPVGKKIERLSLLSGGERSLAAVALLIAIFKARPSPFYIMDEVEAALDDANLGRLLTIFQDLREHSQLIVITHQKRTMEIADALYGVSMRQDGVSAVVGQRVNVADEPADAAVG; encoded by the coding sequence GTGCATCTGAAGAGCCTGACGCTCAAAGGATTCAAATCGTTCGCTCAGCCGACCACATTTGTGTTTGAGCCTGGCGTGACCGCCGTCGTAGGCCCCAACGGTTCCGGAAAGAGCAACGTTGTTGACGCGCTCGCCTGGGTGATGGGGGAGCAGGGCGCAAAGACCCTGCGTGGCGGCAAGATGGAAGATGTCATCTTTGCCGGAACAAGCACCCGCGGCCCGCTCGGACGAGCCGAAGTGCTGCTCACGATCGACAACGCCGACGGCGCCCTCCCCATCGAATACGCAGAGGTCACGATTAGCCGCACGCTGTTCCGCAACGGCGGCAGCGAATACGCCATAAACGGAGAGACGTGTCGGCTGCTTGACCTGCAAGAACTGCTCTCCGATTCCGGACTCGGCCGCGAAATGCACGTCATCGTTGGGCAGGGCCAGCTCGACGCCGTGCTCAGGGCGACCCCGGAGGAACGGCGCGGATTCATTGAGGAGGCCGCCGGCATCCTCAAGCACCGCCGCCGCAAAGAGAAGACCATTCGCAAGCTTGATGCGATGGAGACAAATCTCACGAGGCTCAACGATCTCGCGGGGGAGATTCGTCGCCAGCTCAAACCACTCGGCCGCCAAGCTGAGGTCGCGCGCGAAGCTCAGACCATTGCCGCGGATGTCCGCGATGCAAAGGCGAGGCTCCTCGCCGACGACGTTGTGGGTCTTCGAAAAGCCCTTGACGAGTTCAACCGCAGCGAATCCTCACGCCATAGCGAACGCATCGTGCTGCAAGAGCAACTAGAACAGAAACAACTGCGCATCGCTCGCATCGAGCAGCAACAGGTCGGCGACGCTGTTGACTCTGCACGGCAGACGACATATGCGTTGGAAGCCGCCGAAGAACGCCTGCGTGGGCTCTACACGCTCGCCAACCAGCGCCTCGCCCTGCTTGGTACCCAGGCCGAGATTCCAGATCTTGTCACACACCTGTCCCTGAGCACCGTGACCGAGGCGCAAGAAGAAGTTGCCGACCTTGAAGAGGCGCTTCCCTTTGTGACGGATGACTGGTCCGATGCCGTCGAGCGGACGGCCACCGCCCGCGAGGCGCTCGACTCTATCGATGAGCACATCGCGGCCCAAAGCGCGCTCGTCTCGCGTCATGATCTTGAGATTTCCAAGCTCACCGGTCAGCTTGACGCCGCGCAGACCAGGTTCGCCGCGGTGCGTGGCGAGGTACTCCGCCAACAAACCGCACTCGAATCTGCCGAGCAACGTCATACGATTGCGACGCAGGAACTCGAGATTTTTGCCGAACAGGTCGCCAATCGCGACGAATACGATCACGACCTTGATGAGGCCTACGAGCTTGCCCAACGCACGGTTGGAAGCGCAGAAATAGAGATCGACCGGCTCAGAGATCTCCTGCACGCTCACGAGCGGGAGCGCGAAGCGCTCGCCGCCAAGACGAGCGCGCTCTCGATGGCACTCGACCGCAAGGATGCCGGCGCCGAACTATTGAGCGGCTACGGCGATGGATTACGTGGCCGCGTCGCCGATCATGTGCAGGTGAGCCCCGGCTTTGAGGTTGCCATCGGAGCGGCCCTCGGGACGCTCGGCGAAGCCGTCCTCGCCGAAGACCACGATGCGGCTTTTGCCGCGGTGGATGCCGCAAACGCTCACGACCTCGGTCGCGTTGAGCTCGTCATCGGTAGCGCGACGTATCCAACCGTTGACGTGTCGGACATTGATGGTGTGGTAGCCGCGGTTGGCGTTGTGCAGGCCCCAGGTGGGGTGCTTGGCATTCTGTCGCACACGGTTATTGCCGACGATCTGCACGCTGCTCGTGCGGCCGCAGCATCCATCGCCCGTCGTACCGACCTTGGCATGATTACCATTGTGACGAAGACTGGCGATGTGCTGACCCAGCAGATTCTGCGCGGCGGTTCCGGCAGCGCGCCAAGCCGAATTGAGCTTACGGCAGACCGCGACGCGGCGGCCGAGCGTTTGGTCGATGTTGAGCACACGATCGAGTCTGCGCGTTTTGAGCTTGCTGAGCAGCGCGAGATCGTGCAGCAGTCAAAGGCAACTGCCGCTAACGCGCTCACCGCCCTGCGCGAGAACGACGCGGCGCAGGCGGCCATTACGGAGAAACTTAACCGGCTGCGCGTGCAGTCAGAGGCGAGCGCGGCCGAGGCCGAGCGTCTGCGGGCGAGCATGGGCGAGGCATCCGCAACGGTTGACGAGGCCCAGCATCACGTCAGCGCGGCGCAATCGGCACTTGACGAAGCCGAATCGAGCCCGAGGCCTATCCTCGATGTGAGCGAGCGCGACCTACTCTTTGCCGAGCTTGAGCAGGCACGGTCGACCGAGATTGAGGCGCGCATGAGCGCCGAGACCGCCCGCGAACGCGTCCGCGCAGCCCAAGCTCGGGTTGATGCGCTGAAGACCCAGTACGAGGCGGAACGACGCGCGGCCGAAGAATCCGCGCGGCTCGCCGTGATTCGTGCCCGCCAGGTTGCCATCGCCAGCGATGTTGCTGATCGTCTGCCAGAGGTCCTCGACTCCGTTGGGCGTTCGGTTGCTGAAGCGCGTATGCGGCAGCAACAGGCTGAGCAAGAGCGGGCGGCGCAGAACCAAGAGCTGCTGACGCTTCGTCGAGAAGAGAGCGAACTGCGCGACCGGCTCCGCGTGCTCACCGATAATGTGCACAGCCTTGAACTCCAGATTTACGAGAAGAAGCTTGGGCTGTCGAGCCTGCTTGAACGAGCCGGCAGCGAGCTCGGTCTCGTTGAGGATGTGCTTGTCGCCGAATACGGTCCCGATCAGCTCATCCCCGTGGCGCGGCCAGAGAGCGACGACGATCCGGTGTCGCCTGATGCCGCTCAAACCGACCTGGCAACTGACAAATTAACCGGCGTCAGTGCGGACGAGGGCACCGCTGAGGACACAGAGCCGCAGGGCATCCCATACGTTCGAACCGAGCAGGAGAAGCGCCTCCGCACCGCTGAGCGAAAGCTTGGGGAACTCGGGCGGGTCAATCCGCTTGCCCTCGAAGAGTTTGCCGCACTTGAGCAGCGCCACGGATTCCTTGCTGAGCAACTGACCGACCTCAAGAAAACCCGCGAAGATCTTATGACGATCATCGGTGAGCTTGACGAGAAGATGGAGGGCATCTTCGCTGAGGCGTTTGACGACACCAAGGCGGCCTTCGGAACGGTGTTCCCAGTTCTGTTCCCAGGCGGCACCGGCGACATTTTCCTGACCGATCCCGACAACATGCTCACAACAGGCATCGAGGTGTCGGTCCGACCCGTTGGCAAGAAGATCGAGCGGCTGTCGCTCCTGTCTGGTGGCGAACGCTCGCTGGCTGCGGTTGCATTGCTCATTGCAATTTTTAAGGCGCGCCCAAGCCCGTTCTACATCATGGATGAGGTTGAAGCCGCCCTCGACGACGCAAACCTTGGTCGGCTGCTCACTATCTTCCAGGACCTTCGCGAACACTCGCAGCTCATCGTCATCACGCACCAGAAGCGCACCATGGAAATCGCGGACGCCCTGTACGGCGTTTCCATGAGGCAGGACGGCGTCTCTGCCGTTGTCGGTCAACGAGTAAACGTAGCCGACGAGCCAGCTGACGCCGCAGTTGGCTAG
- the ftsY gene encoding signal recognition particle-docking protein FtsY: MASTPWSLSGALRGMFTRETITEDTWDDLETALITADFGPDITEAITDELRANVAKYNTTDPKDLRRMLREILEERLSKLDPTLKLSERPAVILVVGVNGVGKTTTIGKFAKFLRSFDRTVVVGAADTFRAAAVEQLATWAERAGAEIVRPQHEGQDPASVAFQTVEFAKTHGTEMVIIDTAGRLQTKGGLMDELTKIRRVIEKQAPVSEVLLVLDATTGQNGLAQADAFIKHAGVTGLVLTKLDGSAKGGFVLAVQERTGIPIKLVGQGEGINDLTGFTPHVFAQQLVG; encoded by the coding sequence ATGGCTTCTACACCCTGGTCTCTCTCCGGCGCACTGCGCGGCATGTTCACGCGCGAAACCATTACGGAAGACACCTGGGATGATCTCGAAACCGCGCTCATCACCGCCGACTTTGGCCCGGACATAACCGAGGCAATTACCGACGAACTGCGCGCCAACGTTGCCAAATACAACACCACCGACCCGAAGGATCTCCGCCGCATGCTGCGTGAAATCCTCGAGGAACGTCTGTCAAAACTCGACCCAACGCTCAAGCTGAGTGAACGACCAGCGGTCATCCTCGTTGTGGGAGTGAATGGGGTTGGCAAAACCACCACCATCGGCAAATTTGCGAAGTTCCTCCGTTCGTTTGATCGCACCGTTGTGGTTGGCGCCGCCGATACCTTCCGTGCGGCAGCCGTTGAGCAGCTCGCCACGTGGGCCGAGCGAGCAGGGGCCGAGATCGTCCGCCCGCAGCACGAGGGGCAAGACCCGGCATCCGTCGCGTTCCAAACGGTTGAGTTTGCCAAGACACACGGTACCGAGATGGTCATCATCGACACGGCCGGTCGCCTTCAGACGAAGGGTGGTCTCATGGATGAGCTCACCAAGATTCGTCGGGTTATCGAGAAACAGGCCCCTGTCTCAGAGGTCCTGCTTGTGCTTGACGCCACAACGGGCCAAAACGGGCTTGCCCAGGCAGACGCGTTCATCAAGCATGCCGGGGTTACAGGGCTTGTGCTCACCAAACTCGACGGCTCAGCAAAGGGCGGCTTTGTGCTCGCAGTTCAGGAGCGCACCGGTATCCCCATCAAGCTTGTTGGGCAGGGCGAGGGTATCAACGACCTCACCGGTTTCACCCCGCACGTGTTTGCGCAGCAGCTGGTTGGTTAG
- the lipA gene encoding lipoyl synthase has protein sequence MTGTIPLNLTPSGATGCGPSAGGCGPSPEALPATEAPNGRKLLRLEIRNAKTPIERKPEWIKTRAKMGPEYRELTDLVKSQKLNTVCQQAGCPNIFECWEDREATFLIGGAQCTRRCDFCQIDTGKPADYDTGEPLRVADSVRTMGLRYATITGVARDDLPDEGAWLHAETVRKIHELNPETGVEILATDFSGNPELLQIVFDSQPEVFAHNVETVPRIFKRVRPAFKYERSLGVLTQARDAGMITKSNLILGMGETDEEISQALRDLHEAGTDIITLTQYLRPSARHLPVDRWVRPEEFVAFKEEAEEIGFLGVLAGPLVRSSYRAGRLWAQTMRAHGREIAPQFSRLATDDREFVQAVR, from the coding sequence ATGACCGGGACAATTCCCCTCAATCTCACACCGAGCGGAGCAACCGGATGCGGGCCTTCGGCAGGAGGGTGCGGGCCTTCCCCTGAGGCCTTACCCGCGACCGAAGCCCCCAACGGCCGAAAACTGCTTCGGCTTGAGATCCGAAATGCCAAGACCCCCATCGAGCGAAAGCCGGAGTGGATCAAAACAAGGGCGAAGATGGGCCCCGAATACCGCGAGCTCACGGACCTGGTCAAATCGCAAAAACTGAACACCGTCTGCCAGCAGGCCGGCTGCCCCAATATCTTCGAGTGCTGGGAAGACCGTGAGGCGACCTTCCTCATCGGCGGTGCACAGTGCACGCGCCGCTGCGACTTCTGTCAGATCGATACGGGAAAGCCAGCAGACTACGACACCGGCGAACCGCTCCGTGTTGCCGACTCTGTTCGTACGATGGGCCTCCGCTACGCAACCATTACGGGCGTTGCGCGTGATGACCTCCCCGACGAAGGGGCCTGGCTCCACGCCGAAACCGTCCGCAAGATCCACGAGCTCAATCCCGAAACCGGCGTGGAAATCCTCGCAACCGATTTTTCGGGAAACCCGGAGCTCCTGCAGATTGTGTTTGATTCACAGCCGGAAGTGTTTGCTCACAACGTCGAAACGGTGCCACGAATCTTCAAGCGTGTGCGCCCAGCGTTCAAATACGAGCGCTCGCTTGGCGTACTCACGCAGGCACGAGACGCCGGCATGATCACCAAATCAAACCTCATCCTTGGGATGGGTGAAACCGATGAGGAAATCAGCCAGGCGCTCCGCGATCTGCACGAGGCCGGAACCGACATCATCACGCTCACGCAGTACCTTCGCCCATCCGCTCGGCACCTGCCCGTCGACCGCTGGGTGCGCCCAGAAGAGTTTGTTGCGTTCAAGGAAGAAGCCGAAGAAATTGGATTCCTCGGCGTGCTTGCCGGCCCACTCGTGCGCTCGTCGTACCGAGCAGGGCGCCTCTGGGCGCAAACGATGCGGGCCCACGGACGCGAGATCGCCCCGCAATTCTCGAGGCTCGCAACCGACGATCGGGAGTTTGTGCAAGCGGTCCGCTAG
- the lipB gene encoding lipoyl(octanoyl) transferase LipB — protein MVTILSPGFAPSYLDYAEGWILQRTVHAAVVAGDQPNSIVLCEHNSVYTAGTRTEAKHRPTGDIPVVDVDRGGSITWHGPGQLVGYPILRLPDAKNVVGFVRLLEGAIIATLDDLGIHAVRVQGRSGVWVEHDGVHNKVAAIGLRVASGVTMHGFAINCSNSLEPYEHITACGISDAGVTTVSALAGREVSPKELAPIVRNHLIRALAEFGVTETTRPAFTAPEAAPIPGAQHTVPSATLVKEATA, from the coding sequence ATGGTCACGATTCTCTCCCCCGGGTTTGCCCCAAGCTACCTTGACTACGCGGAAGGCTGGATCCTCCAGCGCACCGTCCACGCCGCCGTTGTGGCCGGCGATCAACCCAATTCGATCGTGCTCTGCGAACACAACAGCGTGTACACCGCAGGGACTCGAACCGAAGCCAAGCACCGCCCAACAGGTGACATCCCCGTTGTTGACGTTGATCGAGGCGGAAGCATCACCTGGCACGGGCCTGGTCAACTCGTTGGGTACCCCATCCTCAGATTGCCTGACGCAAAAAATGTTGTCGGCTTCGTGAGGCTGCTCGAGGGTGCAATCATCGCAACGCTCGACGACCTCGGAATTCACGCTGTGCGGGTGCAGGGCAGATCCGGGGTGTGGGTTGAACACGACGGCGTACACAACAAGGTTGCCGCTATCGGCCTGCGCGTCGCGAGCGGAGTCACGATGCACGGTTTTGCGATCAACTGTTCCAACAGTCTCGAACCCTACGAACACATCACCGCCTGCGGCATTAGTGACGCAGGAGTCACAACGGTCTCAGCTCTCGCCGGCCGCGAAGTATCGCCGAAGGAGCTGGCTCCGATCGTTCGAAATCATCTGATTCGTGCGCTTGCGGAATTTGGCGTCACCGAAACGACGCGTCCGGCGTTCACGGCACCAGAGGCAGCGCCGATCCCGGGCGCACAACACACAGTACCGAGCGCCACGCTCGTCAAGGAGGCAACAGCATGA
- the ffh gene encoding signal recognition particle protein, whose translation MATFGNLSDRLADTFRNLRTKGKLSASDVDGTVREIRRALLDADVALEVVKDFTGRVRERALSDEVNKALNPAQQVVQIVNEELVGILGGQQRRLEFAKNPPTVIMLAGLQGAGKTTLAGKLSKWLAKEGHKPLLVAADLQRPNAVTQLSVVAEQAGVAVYAPEPGNGVGDPVKVAKDSIKFAETKMYDVVIVDTAGRLGVDAELMKQASNIRKAVNPDEVLFVIDAMIGQDAVNTAKAFQEGVDFTGVVLTKLDGDARGGAALSVASVTGRPIIFASTGEGLDDFEPFHPDRMASRILDLGDILTLIEQAQSAFDEEESRKLAEKMATDSFTLDDFLKQMQQLRNMGSIKKMMGMLPGMGQMKDQLENFDEREIVRTEAIIQSMTKAERENPKLLNGSRRLRIAKGSGSTVTEVNGLVNRFEQAAKMMKTVAKGGMPQIPGMGPIPGGGFGAGKRKTKAKGKKGSRSGNPAKRAIENSGAPAAEAKPAGSGFGLGGGAAPAGTPSEDELAALQKMLGRS comes from the coding sequence ATGGCTACTTTTGGAAATCTCTCGGATCGGCTTGCCGACACATTCAGAAACCTTCGTACGAAGGGAAAGCTCTCTGCGTCAGACGTAGACGGCACCGTACGCGAAATTCGTCGCGCCCTGCTCGACGCCGACGTCGCGCTTGAGGTTGTGAAAGACTTCACCGGACGAGTGCGCGAGCGTGCGCTTAGCGACGAGGTCAACAAGGCCCTCAACCCTGCTCAGCAGGTTGTGCAGATCGTGAACGAAGAGCTTGTTGGCATCCTTGGCGGTCAGCAGCGTCGTCTTGAGTTCGCCAAGAACCCGCCAACCGTCATCATGCTTGCCGGTCTCCAGGGTGCAGGTAAAACGACCCTTGCCGGAAAGCTTTCGAAGTGGCTCGCCAAAGAAGGGCATAAACCACTTCTCGTGGCGGCCGACCTTCAGCGACCAAATGCCGTGACGCAGCTGAGCGTTGTCGCTGAGCAGGCCGGTGTTGCCGTATACGCTCCAGAACCAGGCAACGGCGTCGGTGACCCAGTCAAGGTCGCAAAAGACTCAATCAAGTTTGCCGAAACCAAGATGTATGACGTGGTCATCGTCGACACCGCCGGTCGCCTCGGTGTAGATGCCGAGCTCATGAAGCAGGCCTCAAACATCCGCAAGGCCGTTAACCCCGACGAGGTTCTTTTTGTCATTGACGCCATGATTGGTCAGGATGCCGTCAACACGGCGAAGGCCTTCCAAGAGGGCGTTGACTTCACCGGAGTTGTGCTTACCAAGCTCGACGGTGACGCCCGCGGTGGTGCGGCGCTTTCCGTTGCAAGTGTTACTGGCCGTCCGATTATCTTCGCATCGACGGGCGAGGGGCTCGACGATTTCGAGCCGTTCCACCCAGACCGCATGGCGAGCCGCATCCTCGACCTTGGTGACATCCTCACCCTTATCGAGCAGGCGCAGAGCGCCTTTGACGAAGAAGAAAGCCGCAAGCTCGCCGAGAAGATGGCGACCGACAGCTTCACGCTCGACGACTTCCTCAAGCAAATGCAGCAGCTGCGCAACATGGGCTCCATCAAGAAGATGATGGGCATGTTGCCGGGCATGGGCCAGATGAAAGATCAGCTCGAGAACTTCGACGAGCGCGAGATCGTGCGCACCGAGGCCATCATCCAATCGATGACAAAGGCCGAGCGCGAGAATCCTAAGCTGCTCAACGGCTCACGCCGCCTGCGCATCGCAAAGGGTTCGGGCTCAACCGTGACCGAGGTCAACGGCCTCGTCAACCGTTTTGAGCAGGCCGCAAAGATGATGAAAACTGTGGCAAAGGGTGGCATGCCCCAGATTCCTGGCATGGGCCCAATCCCAGGCGGCGGATTTGGCGCAGGAAAGCGCAAAACCAAGGCAAAAGGCAAAAAGGGCTCACGCTCCGGAAACCCCGCCAAGCGCGCTATTGAAAACTCCGGTGCGCCAGCGGCAGAGGCGAAGCCGGCCGGCTCAGGCTTTGGGCTCGGCGGGGGAGCGGCGCCAGCTGGCACCCCGAGCGAAGACGAACTCGCAGCTCTGCAGAAAATGCTTGGCCGCTCCTAG